CACCCCTGAATGCATCTGGTAAACTGGATATTCTGAGCGAGTCGGATCAATACGGCATGTCCAACCCCGAGAATCTCCCCGGCCCGGCCGCCGATGCCAACCATGATTACGACTGGTTTATCAATGAGATGCAACGTGAGGCTCAGGCGCCGCCTGGTTCTAAAGAGTCGGATGATGCGTCGGCATCGCAGGGGCTGTCGGTTACAGACCCGGCCTCGTTTGTCGACCCCATCACACCGCCGCCCGGCCCGCCCGCCGCTGGTGAAAGTGTCGTAAAGTTCATTGATGAGTTCAAAAAGGAAGTAGACAAGATTCATGACTCAGAACCTGAGAGCATTGCGGTAGAGTCCGACAAAACCGGCGGCAAGCGACCATCGGACGACCGAGGTTGGGAAGATTCTCTGGAAAAGATTACACCCGACCGGATCAATCTGTTCAAGCGGGAATTCGTTGATCTGCTGGCTGAAAAAATCGCCTCAAAAATCGTAGACAAGATTGACAGTCAAAAACTACTCAGTATGTTAAAGAATGAGATCATGGCCCAACAAACTCAGAAAAGCCAGGATTATTCTTGAACGACCGTGCAAAACCCACCGGCCCATATTTGAGAGGCCGGCTACAAGCATCAGTGGTATTCATCACCGACAAATTGGAATTGATGTCCGGGCAGACAGACTCGGATACAGTGTGAACATGGAACGACCTGACACCCTCGGGGGTACGGCAATCTGGAAAAACGATTCATGAAAGACGCTCTTGGGCGACCACGCCATCGTCTGGCTACGGCTGTCCTGACCTTTTTGATCCTTGGTTGGTTCGCAAACGTTGTTTTGGCCGAAATAGATTTTGGCGGTCCACCGACAGACTTCGATGAACCGCTGGTGAATGTCTCGACCGCCCTGTCCTACAGCAGTGTGGAAGCAGGCGAATCATACAGGGCCGCCCTGATTGCCCAGATGATACCGGGCTGGCATATCAACTCTGCTCATCCCTACCAAGACTGGCTTATTGCCGCCCAACTTTCTTTTGAACCACCCCCGGGCTTTCAGCTGTCCGACATCGACTTTCCCGAGGGGCACGATGTGGCCTTTTTGGATGAACAGATTTCCGTTTACTCGGATCGGGCGGTTTTTCTTTTCTCCGTCACGGTGGCGGCAGATGTTGCCGACGGCGTGTATTCACTACCGGTCGCATTGAACTATCAGGCCTGCGATGATTCGACCTGTCGGCCGCCGGAAACAATTGAGTCGATGCTGACAATCAACGTTGGCCAATTGGGTACGCTCACACACACCGATTTTTTCGATAACAGTGAAGCTCAGACGGCTTCGAACCAACCCCCCAACGGCGGCGAGACCAACGAGCTGCAACAGTTGGTCGACAAATATGGCCTTTGGGGTTACTTCCTGGCGCTCGGTTTGGCTTTTGTGACGGGTTTGTTGTTGTCGTTCTCGCCCTGCACCTATCCGATGATTCCGATCACGGTCAGCATCTTTGCCGGCCAGCAGCGTTCGTTGGGTCGAGGCTTTATCATGTCGTTGTTCTATGTCGGTAGTATGGCTGTTATTTACGGCCTTATGGGGCTGGTTGTATCGTTGGTCGGTGGCGTCTTCGGCGCCTGGCTGGCCAGCACACCGGTAGTGATCGGTATCGCGGTGATCTTTTGTGTGTTTTCCCTTTCGATGTTCGGCCTCTATGAGTTGCAGGTACCGATGTTTCTCCGACAGAAACTGGGAACCACTAAAGGCGGCGGTGGAATCGGTGGAGCCATACTGTTGGGTGCGGTCGCTGCTCTGGTGGTCTCGCCCTGTGTGGGTCCGTTTGTGGCCGGAATACTTCTCTATATCGCCACCCACGGTTCGCCGTTAATCGGCTTCATAGTGCTGTTCGTCTTCGCCATGGGACTGGGAACCTTGTTCATCATCATTGGAACATTCTCTTCAGCCATCAATTCCCTGCCGAGAGCGGGCGAATGGATGGACCAGGTCAAAAAGTTTTTTGGCTTCGTCCTGTTGATAATGGCCTTGTATTTCCTTCGCACGATCATACCGCCGATAACGATGGCCATTCTGACCGGCCTGCTTTTGTTAGCCTTCGGCGTCTTCGGCGGTGGACTGGATCGACTCACCGGCGAAGCCGGCGGGTTCGCTCGCCTCAAAAAGTACCTGGGTCTAATCTCGCTGCTCATAGGTGCCTACTTGCTCATCGGGACGATTCTGCTGGAAGGACTAATCCTGCCGCCGGCCTCCCGGTGGCTGCCGGCCGTTGGAGCCGGAACCTCACAGCAACAAGAGCACGGGATCGATTGGCTCACCGACCTGGACAAAGGGCTCGCTCAGGCCAGAGCCGAGGGCCGGCCGGTCTTTATCGACACCTGGGCAACCTGGTGCGCCAACTGTCGTGTTCTGGAGAAGAAAACATTCAGTCATCCCGACGTTATCAAAGAGGCCGATCGTTTTGTGCCGATTCGCGTGCAGCTTGAAAAGGCCGACTCTGAGATAACCAGGAACTTCATGGACCGTTTCGGCTTGAAAATATACTCTCTGCCCACCACGCTGCTGTTGGACTCTGAGGGCGCCACACAGATGATTCGACAAGGCGTCATCTCTCCGGAGGACATGGTCGCTCGGATGCAGCAAGTGAAGTGACTTCTGCCCTGATTTTTTACCTTATACACTTGTTTTTTTTGCGGACGAGTTATTGACTCGGAGCTTGACCAACTTTATATTCCCGCCGATTAAAAAATAGCAGGTTTACAAACAATGCCAAGACAGAAGAAAAACTCAAGTGTAATCGCCGTCTGCATCCAGGAGCCTTTTGAAGATGGGTCCAGCATGGACCTCGGTTCCATACAGGGGGACGACCTGCGATTTCTACATCAGGCGTTCATCTCCGATACCATCACGCACGCCCTGGATATTGAGACGGCCGATACACGACTGTACTACATCGACGACACGGACCGCAAACGATTCGTCCAGATCATACACGACTACCTCCAGAAGAAACTGACAAATCAGAAAGCCGAAGCGTTCAAGAAACGGTTTAACCTGTTTGAACAGGAAAAGGAACGCTGGGGCATCCGAGCGGAAAAACTGTTCGCAGACTGTTTCGCTTCAGGCTACGATAACGTCTTGTTAGTCGGTAGTCGCACGCCGACGATTAGAGCCAGCATGCTCAAAGCCGCGCTGCGAAAGCTTGAAACGTCGGATGCCGTTTTCGGTCCCACCCCCGAAGGACGCTACTATATCATAGGCATGTCCGGCGGCGCGAGAATCCAGCTGAGTGATTTCGACTGGAAGTCACCCTCGATTTATTCGGAAGTGGTCGAAGCTCTGACGGCCAAGGGTCTGGCCTGGTCCGAGCAGGAGATTTGGTACGCAGTAGAGACCACCGATGAACTTGAAATGATGGTTCGCGACATCAACCAATACCGCTACGAGGGAGACGAATCCACGGCCATCGAAACCGAGAAGGTCATGGAAAGACTGCTGGCCAAGCTGGGAGAATAGGTGGAACTCAAGCTACAGCGATTGAGTTGGCTGAAAGTCTCGGAACTCGTTCCCCGCAAAATCGACACCGTCATACTACCAGTGGGCACTGTTGAGGCGCACGGCTCCGACTGTCTGGGCACCGACAATTTCATTCCTGAGAACATTGCCGAAGGGATCGCCGAGCGCGTCAACGCGCTGGTCGCACCCACGCTGCCCTTCGGAATCACCAAGTCCCTGCAGCGTTATGCAGGTTGTATCACCTTGAAACCGGAAACCTTTGCCAACGCCGTTACTGAGATCATCGGATCGTTCAAGCAAGCCGGATTCAAGAACGTGATTGTGATGAACGGTCACGGCGGCAACAACAACGTGCTCAAAACAGTCGCGCACGATTGCCATCGTGACTATACCGTGAATGTCTGTGTCATTCATTGGTGGATGTTGTGCGCTCAGATGACCGAAGAGTTCTTTGGACATGTCGGCGGCCATGCCGGTACCGATGAAAGCGCCATGGTTCAGGCTATCGATGAAACTCTGGTCGACAAAGATGCATACGATCCCAAACAGGCCTGGTACTTCCGTCCCGGCGCCGATGTCTACCCTGTTCCCGGCACGATACTGCTATACAAAGATGGCGTCGGTGCGCCTGAATACGATGCCGAGAAATCCCGGCAGTACCGCGAGAAAGTAATCAAGACGGTCGGCGAGTTTACCGAGCTTGTGCTTACACGCTGGCGCCAGCAGGGGCTGTAGACCCAGACAGGCGTCTGGGGGGTGCGCGTAGCGCGAGAGACAGGCTTGCCTGTCACCCTGAGCGCAGTCGAAGGGTAGTCAGCTATTTCTTCATCGCTTCTTTACGCATGGCCGGGGGTAGCTTCTCAATAGCATAGCGCAAAGCCGTGCGCGGCATGACGGCGCGATGTTTCAAGACGTAGTTATAGACTTCATCCCGGAACTCGTGCGTGGCTTCTTTCAGCATCCAACCGTACCCCTTTTGCACCAGGTCTTCCTCGTCCATCATGAGTGTGTCGGCGACTTCGAAAGCGTCCGACAATGCCTGCTTCTTTCTGAGCGACACAATCAGACAGACGGCCGAGGCGCGACGCATCCACATGTTTTTTGATTTCGCCCACTTCTTGGTGCGTGGAATCAATTCCGGGTACATCAGAATCAAGTGCCCCAAGGCGCGACAGCATAGATTGTCGACCGTGCCCCAGTTGACAAGATGTTTCTTGGCCCATCGTTCGAACCGTGCGAAGTCCGATTTCGTAAAGTCCTTGCGGCACCGAAAGGCAAAGTCGAAAGCCAACCCTATGCGTGCTTCGAGATCGGAGGACAGCAGTTCTTCGCAATGACCGAAGATATCTTTCTTGGACTTCTTCTTGATCGTTTCCCAGATGTCGTTGGACAACTGTTTGAAGACCGGTCCTTTGAGCATCCAGGGTTGATCCAGTTTTTCCTTGAAGAAGCGCTGGGCGTTGATACGGTACTTGCGGGACTCGTATTTTTTCAACTCACGCGCGACCTGTTTTAGGAATGGTGATGTTTGCATGTTCTCCTCTGACTTTGTCCTAACATGCCTCATATTGTGGACAAGTCAATCACATTTTCTGAGATTCCCTCAATTTCGTCCTGAGTAATGCCCGGTAGGGTGGGTCCGTCTTCGCCTGCACGCCGTGGCGCGGACCCGCCTTTATTGTCTGTCGTTCCGGGCTTTGACCCGGAATCCAGTACTCGACTCGAAGGAAGTATGCCGGATCAAGTCCGGCAGGACAGCATCGGACGCGCGTAGCGCGAAAGAGTGATCTATCACCTCACCCTGAGCCCACCACCTCATCCTGAGCGGAGTCGAAGGATGAAGTATGCCCCCCTAAAACCGCTCTAGATACGTCAGGCGAAACGAACGTGTGAAAGTGTCTGAATCGCGGCGATTAATCAGGAGGTCTTTCAAAAGAAACTCCAGTTCCAGATTCTCGGTCACCAACCACTTGATCCCTGTGTTGAGATAACCTCTCCCCTTGCCGGAATACGGGTTGGTACTACCGTTGGGTAGTTTGGATTTATTGTCATCTAGAGCAGCATCGAATTCGGCTACGACAGCCAGGTTGTACTGGAACGTGGCATCGAAACCGACGAAGACGTTGGGATCGGTTTCGTCATCCCCCTCGTTTTCCAGCGAATAGTTGACCCCGGCATGCCAACCGGATGTCCAATTGTAAAAATAGAAGCTTCGACTGACCACAGCGTAGAAACCGCGTGACTTGAAAGTGTAGCGATCCAGAGAGCTATCGCTTATCCAGGCGCCAAAACCCTGCGAGCAAAAGCCGAAGGTCACGGCCGGGAAAACCTCGATCTCATCAACGACACGAAACTTGACATTGAACTGGATCTGCGGATTCCAATTGGGATCGCGATTGGACAGAATGTTTTCGGCCCCATAGGAGATACCGAGCGTGAGTCGATTGGACAGGCCGATATTAGTGTAAGCCAGGCAGCCGCCGTTGGGATAGAAACGAAAGCCGGCTGAGTAGTAGGCGCGGGGTAGCGTGCCCGCCGTCGGCATGTCCACCAGCCAGCGCGGCGGCACATCGTAGAGGCTGGTTTGGGCGTCATTGATCACTTGTTGCGCTGAGACCACCGTCGGAGCGGCGTTCAGCATTAGAAGGCAGATCAGCAGGGATCGGATAGTTCTATTCATAGCACGACCTTTGTTTATCGCGGTTTCTAATCGTTGAAAGATAGATGTCCTCCTCAAGATCAGTCAAACAAAAACCTGGTGTGTGATAAATCACTTCTTGCGCTTCGCGCCTTGTGAAACTAACAAGCAGATATTCAAGTGGTCTTGGGCGACCCCGCCCGACACCTCTCTCCCACCTGGGGGCCGTCAGGCGAGTCGCCAGACAGCACCTTTGCCAGATACCCACCGCAACGAACAAGTCCCGTCATTGCGAGCCACGCCAAGCGCGTGGCGCGGCAATCTCAAATTGTAGATGGAAGGCGATCCTTCGACTGCACACAGGGTAACGGCGGATGAGATTGCCGCGTCGTCCCCCGCTGGCGGCGGGGGACTCCTCGCAATGACTCAGTAGGAGACTCTGCCAAAAGCCCGGACGTCCAGGCCACCCAACCTGCGACGGGCCGCTTTCAGTTCACACCGACTAAGCGGTAGAACTGTTCGGCCAGGTCGGCGGTGATAGGTCCGGTTGCTACCCTGTGGCTCTTGCGTCCTGCTTTGACTAACGAAACACCGACAACCAGTTTCAGCGAACTGGAGATGAACAACTCGTCCGAGTCAAGCAGTTGCAAGAGTGAGCAGTTCTTCTCGGCGATAGAGTGACCGATCCGGCGGGCTTCTCTCAGCACGATCTTACGTGTAATGCCCTCAAGACAACCGGACGAAATGGGTGGCGTGAAAATGCGCCCGTTCTTTACCCAAAACACATTGGCCGACGTAACCTCGGCTACCTTGTCGTCCTGGTTAAGCAGAAGAGCATCATCGCAGCCGGCCCGACGCGACTGCAAGAGGGCGGCCGCGTGGATCACATACGACAGTGTCTTGATACGTCGAAAGACCGACTTGTGATCAACACGAAAGCGAGACACCTGGATGCGGAAGGGCCGTGCAGGCATGGTGTGCGGCGAGGCGCTCAGGATCACCTGCGGTTTCCCCTGACGTCCGACCCAGCGGGCCGCTTCACCGGCGGTAAGCGTCAGCCGCAACTTGGTAATCCGATCCGGGTGAGCGCGCACTGTTTTCTTCATCCAGCCAGTCAAACGCTCGGGCGTCACAGGTATGTCCAGGCCGATCACTTTGGCGCCTCGGTACAAACGGCTCAAGTGCTCCTTGAGAAAGATGATACGATCATCGACAGCCAGCAGCGTCTCGAACAACCCCTCGGCATACAACAGGGCGTTGTCAAAGACCGAGATGCGGGCATCCTCGCGGTCGTGAAACCGTCCGTTGATAGTCGTAACAGTCTTCAGCAAACCGTTTCCTCCTGCTGCACACCAAGCGACTTGAGCAGATTGCGGGCCTTCAGAAGCATCTCGTCATATTCAGAATCGGGATCACTATCAGCCACGATACCACCACCGGCATGGACTTGATACTGCCCCCCGGCGTGAATCATGGTTCGGATAGCGATATTGAAATCGGCCTTGTCACCATCCACGTATCCGATGCAGCCGGTATATACCGACCGCGGCAGAGTTTCCATGTCGGCAATAATTTCCACGGCGCGCTTCTTCGGTGCCCCGGTGATCGAACCCCCGGGCATGAGAGTTGCCACAATATCTTTCAACCGGACATCGTTCCGCAGTTCGGCTGAGATATCGCTTACCAGATGAATCAACGATGAATAGGTTTCTGTCTTGAAGAGACGTTCGACTTCCACCGTCCCGGTCCGCGCGATACGTCCGAGATCGTTACGTTCGAGATCGACTATCATCAACAGTTCGGCGCGGTCCTTGTCAGACTCAAGGAGCCGACGGCGGCTGTAGTCGTTGGCCATAGGGTCATCGCTGGCGGCAATGGTCCCTTTGATGGGACCGGTGCTGATACGCCCGCCCTCTTTTAGAAACATCCGCTCCGGTGATGTTGAAAGTATCTGATAATCTCCAAAATCCAGGTAGGCACTGTATGGAGCCGGGTTAAGACGCCTCAAACGACGGTACACATCGAAGGGAGGGGCGTCCGAGTTCACATCGATACGCGTCGTGAAATTGGCCTGGTAGATGTCTCCCTCGCGGATGTGGTCCTTAATAGCTCGGATGCGTTCTATGTAGTCGGCACGACTGGTTTGGATTAAACACTCGCCGCCGGATTGGTCGACAGCATCATCAATACTATTGGCACCGACGCTTTCGGTGTGGTCGAATTTCTGCGCCCGATCAAAGAACAGAAACCGCACCGACGGGATCGAACCGTACACGGACGGCGTGACACCGACAAACGGCAACATTGCTTCATACGAGATATACCCAACCGAAAAGTACTGCCGGCTTTCCCACAAACCTGAAAGTTCATCCCAAATATCGCGCCCCGGAAGCACCTGAACCGCTTCGCCCGACTTGCGAACCTGCACACGATTCTCATGAAGTGCAACATCAATCTGCGGATCACCGGCGACAAACGAGTTGTGCCCGCGATCATCAAAGCGCAGGGTTGAATCCAGCCAAACCGATCCGGGCCTGCCTGCTACCGTCGCAAAAAACGCTTCCGGTGAAGACACAACTTCTTTGGTGACAATTTCTGTTTCCATATCAGAGCGCCAAGCTAACGACCAGAACCGATTTGTCAACCCCCAGCAACAAGTTGCTTCTGTTGGGCACCAGCTTGCGGCGGCAACACAGCACGAAACAAAAGAGACCCAGTTATGGGCAGGCTTGACCCTGTCACCCTGAACGCAGTCGAAGGGTGCTCGTTGAGGCAAGAAATTTGTGATTGAGCCGGGCTGCCGGGCTGCCTATATTGGGCACATGGATATTTTCGAGAAAGACTCCCCCCTGTCGGAGGAGGCGGTGCACAATGCTTCCCCGCTGGCCGATCGGATGCGCCCGCAGACTATCGATCAGTTTGTGGGCCAGTCGCGGGTTTTCGGTGTCGGCACACCTTTGCGCCAAGCCATCGAGCGCGACCAGGTCGGGTCGCTGATTCTGTGGGGACCGCCCGGCTCCGGCAAAACCACGCTGGCCCGTTTGATCGCCAGTACTACACGGGGACAGTTTGTGCCGTTCTCGGCCGTGACTTCAGGCATCAAAGAGGTCAAGGCGGTCATCTCCAAAGCGGGCAACTATTTCAAATTGTCCGGTCGACGCACTTATATTTTCATTGACGAAATCCATCGTTTCAACAAAGCGCAACAAGACGCTTTCCTGCCCTATGTGGAATCGGGCGACATCGTGCTCATCGGGGCGACTACGGAGAACCCCTCGTTCGAAGTCAACTCCGCGTTGCTTTCACGCATGAGGGTCTATGTTCTTGAACGGCTCAGCCCAGCCGATATTCGAAAGTTGATCGAAAGAGCGTTGTCCGACAAAGAGTCTGGGCTGGGGGGCGGCAATGTGCAGATCGATGAGGACGGGCTCGATTTTGTGGCCGCGGCCGCCGATGGCGACGCGCGCCGGGGCTTGTCACTTTTGGAAGCGGCAGCAGCCTTTGTCGAGTCGGGCAAGACAATCACAGTCGATGACCTCAAGCAGGTGCATCAGCGAGGGCTGGCTCTCTATGATAAAGCCGGCGAGGAACATTACAATCTCATATCCGCTCTGCACAAAACTATCCGGGGCGGCGATCCCGATGCATCCCTCTACTGGCTGGCCCGGATGCTCGAAGCCGGTGAGGAACCCATGTATATCATCAGAAGACTGGTGCGGTTCGCCACTGAAGACGTCGGCCTGGCTGATCCATACGCGCTGACTTTGACTCTCAACGCCCGTGATGCTTTTCATTTTCTCGGCCCGCCCGAGGGGGAGTTGGCCATTGCGCAGGCTGTCATCTACATGGCTTGTGCGCCGAAATCCAATTCTGTTTACACGGCCTTCAAAGCTGCAAGAGTCGATGCTGTGGAGAAAGGGTCCCTGCCGGTGCCGCTGGGATTGCGTAACGCGCCGACTTCTCTGATGAAAGATATTGGCTACGGCTCCGGGTACCAGTACGCCCACGAGTTCAAAGATGGTGTAACCGGTCAGGAGTATTTCCCGGAGGAACTGGCCGGTACCAGCTACTATAAGCCCGGCGCGATCGGTCGTGAAAAGCGGCTGGCTGACTATCTGGCGCAGTACAAGGAATTCCGCGAAAAACTGAAGGACGACTCGTAGAATAAGGTGATTTGTCGAAACCTCGTCCTTCGACTGCGCTCAGGACGACACGGTCAAGCCGGCACAAATCACTGGAAAGGAACTGACATAGAGAGGCGGCGCGCGAAGCGCGAAAAACAGGCTTGCCTGTGGTTCGACTCCGCTCACCATGAGGTGGAAAACGCACGTAGCGCGAAAAAGTGATTTATCACTCCCCCCCCAACACCTCACGCAAAACCGGACGGGCAGCATCGGAAACGATCTGGTAACCCTTGTCGTTCAAGTGCACCGGGTCAACCGAACAGTCGCGCGGCAATAATCCGTTTTCATCGCCGATTGCGGCTGCGAAGTCAATAATCGGGTAGTGGTTCGACTCGGCAAAGGCACGCACCCAGTCGTTGAACTTTGAGAGACTGTCGGCCACAGAAAAATCGCCGATCCGCGCCTCTGGTTTGCCCGACGGAATTATCGTCGACACAATCGGCACGATGTCATTCGAGTGGGCCAACTGCGCCAACATGGTCATGCCATCTTCGAGAACCTTGTTGGGCATCTGCGGCCGGACGTTGATCGAACAAAACTTGATTATCACAGCCTTGGGGTCAAGCTCCAGCACGTCTCGCTTGTAGCGCGCCAGGATTCCGGGCACCAACTGTCCGCCGACACCCCTATTGACAAGCGGAAACTCAGGTAAAAACTTCTCGAAGTCCCAACGTTGGGTAATCGAGGCACCCAGAAAAACGATGCGCGACGAATCAGCTTCACCTCGTTCGATCTTCGCCAGGAGTTCAGCGTTTTCCTGAGCATAAGCGACCCTCGGAGCCGACTGTTTGGTCGTACCGGTCAGTTTGCGTTTGATATCTCCCAGCGGCGAGCCGCCGTACTTGACATAATTGAAAAAGGCCCAAATCGCTACAATGTTCAAAAGCAGCGAACCGGCCAGCACCAGTATCCAGAAGTATCGCATGACATCCATTCCTTCTATTTGATTCTTTTCACTGCCTAAAGATTTACTTTCCGGGCCGGGTTGCCCATGAATGTGCAGTTATCCGGCGCATCTTTGTAAAGCACGGCACCGGCCGCGACAGTACAGTTTTCCCCCACGTTGGCCATTACGATTGCTTCCTGCCCAATCCAACTATTGGCGCCGATTGTGATCAGATCGTACTGTTCGGTGGCGGTTTGATCAGAAGTTCGTTCATCCGGTCGCCCGTGCTGATATTTGCCGCTGATAACCGAGACGCGTGCGCCAAAAAGCACGTTGGGCCCAATATCGGCACAGCCAATAATCGTGTAGACGCCCAGAACCACACCCGAGGCCACGCTGACGTCACGGTGTGACAACATACTGCCCAGCATGAAACTGGCATCGGGAGACACATTGCGACAGGTGGCCAGGTAGAAACCGAGCCTGAAGTATTGGCCGACTATCGTTGGAAAAAGCGACAAAATCTCTTTGCAGGCGCCGTACACGCGCTCGTATCGCCGACCCATAATGGCTGCCTCCAGCCAGGTGAGCAGGATAAGCGGTAACGTGCAAACGACACCACACACCAAAAGGAATCTTTTGACAACCAATCTGATCATAAACCTTCTATCGGCTTACCACACCTGTACAGTAATGCTACCGCCACCCGTATATGAAGGCAACTACAAAAAGGGAAAGTTGAGGGGCTTGTTTTGGTTGGCCGGAAACGAACAGAGAATATGCGGCCTTCTCTGACATTTCGGCAAGACTCAAGTTGAGGTTTTCGTGTCTGCGTGGGACACAAGGGAAGTATCAGGAACCGTTCTTTCGCTGGACGAACTTAACCAGGTTGTCGATGGAATCCAGGTTGTCCGGTACCAGATCGTCATCGTCGACCGTGAACTGATAGGTTTCTTCAAGGAATCCGACCAGTTCGAGCACGCCGGTAGAATCAATAATGCCAAGCTCCAGAAGTGATCCGGAGTCCGACAATTCGGAGGCATCCTGTCCCATCATGAAGTTTTCTACAACGAACTCTTTCAGTTGTGTTCGAGCGTCCAATCGAACCTCCTGGTCATGAACTTAGTACGTCGGCCAGAGCCCGGTCTCTTAAAGTTATCGACAAAACCTATTTACAGTAAAGCCCTTAACGAGGCAAGTGTCTTTCCCCGGGATTTTGCCGACCGGAGTCGGCTACACCGCTGCGATAGTCATATCGGACGGAAAACTCGTTTTGCTCAAGGGCTGTAGGCTTTTCCGACTGATCGATAAACTGCTGCACCAACAACTGGGTCGAAAGTATGCCAATGAACGACATGTTGTCCTTAAACGACAAATGAGCGTGCGAAAGTCGAGCGCACTTCGTTCTCAGTTTGGCCACGGCCTCCGGCTTGAACAAGCCGGTCCGGGCAAGACACTCTTCCGAAAGCATCTCTTCGACATAGGCCGGTGGATCCTCGCAGAAGAAACTATTGGAGTCTGGCGCCATGTATGGTTGTTTGACGCGCTCCACTATCCTTGGCGGCAGTTCTTTCTTCATGGCTCGTTTCAAGATCGCTTTCTCGTTCAAACCGCGAATCTTCAGCCAGGGAGGAATCCGCGATCCCAGTTCGACCACCCGGTGATCCAGAAACGGGTAACGTCCCTCAACAGAATTGGCCGCCGACACGCGGTCTCCCTGAGACGACAAAAGGTAGCCCGAAAGCAACGATTTCGCCTCCAGGAATTGAGCCCGCAGTAGGTGATGCCAATCCTGAAACTGGTCGGGCAGGTCCCGGCCGAAGGCTTCGAGCGAGTCATGATCGCCGATTCGCTGCTTAGCCTCATCGGTGAAGTAATCCTTCAGTTTGACCGTGGTGTTGATGCGCGGCTGGTGCGAGAACAGCCAGGCATCGGACTCCGACAGACCGGCCTTGTAGAAAGTTTCAAGGTAAAACCGAGCCCGCCCCGGCGACAACGGCAGGGTCGGATAGAGCTTTCGCAGCAAAAGCGGACGCCATTCCGAATCAGGCTGACGTGACCAGAACTTGCGCACGAGTGTCTCTTTGAACAGATCATAGCCACCGAATATTTCATCCGCCCCTTCACCGGTGAGAACCACTTTGAAATTGTTGCCACGGACCAACTCAGACAGCATGTACAACGGAGTCGGGGCCGTTCTGAGTATCGGACGCTCGGCATGACGGATTACGTGCGGGAAGTTCGTGGCAATGTCTTGATAGGTGCAGGAAACCTGGTGGTGATTGGTACCCAGATAGTCAGCCATTTCCCGCTGGTAGCCTGATTCGTCGTAAGCTTTGTCCTGAAAAGCTATCGAGAATGTCTCCACCCGGTTATCGGTGAACTGCCGGATAAGCGCTGTTGTCGCCGATGAATCCAAGCCACCGGAAAGGTAGGCGCCGACCGGTACATCAGCTCGCAAACGCAGGCGAACGGCATCGACCAGTAGTTCGTGCAACTCCTCCGCCCATGAATCCGACGACCGGGAGCGGTCGAATTCAGTTGGGAAACTCATATCCCACCAGCGTCCGCTCTCAATCTGTTCTTCTTTGATTTGGAGAAAACTTCCGGCCGGAAGCTCGCTGATCCTTTCAAAGGCTGTC
Above is a window of Candidatus Zixiibacteriota bacterium DNA encoding:
- a CDS encoding replication-associated recombination protein A, whose translation is MDIFEKDSPLSEEAVHNASPLADRMRPQTIDQFVGQSRVFGVGTPLRQAIERDQVGSLILWGPPGSGKTTLARLIASTTRGQFVPFSAVTSGIKEVKAVISKAGNYFKLSGRRTYIFIDEIHRFNKAQQDAFLPYVESGDIVLIGATTENPSFEVNSALLSRMRVYVLERLSPADIRKLIERALSDKESGLGGGNVQIDEDGLDFVAAAADGDARRGLSLLEAAAAFVESGKTITVDDLKQVHQRGLALYDKAGEEHYNLISALHKTIRGGDPDASLYWLARMLEAGEEPMYIIRRLVRFATEDVGLADPYALTLTLNARDAFHFLGPPEGELAIAQAVIYMACAPKSNSVYTAFKAARVDAVEKGSLPVPLGLRNAPTSLMKDIGYGSGYQYAHEFKDGVTGQEYFPEELAGTSYYKPGAIGREKRLADYLAQYKEFREKLKDDS
- a CDS encoding GDSL-type esterase/lipase family protein, translated to MRYFWILVLAGSLLLNIVAIWAFFNYVKYGGSPLGDIKRKLTGTTKQSAPRVAYAQENAELLAKIERGEADSSRIVFLGASITQRWDFEKFLPEFPLVNRGVGGQLVPGILARYKRDVLELDPKAVIIKFCSINVRPQMPNKVLEDGMTMLAQLAHSNDIVPIVSTIIPSGKPEARIGDFSVADSLSKFNDWVRAFAESNHYPIIDFAAAIGDENGLLPRDCSVDPVHLNDKGYQIVSDAARPVLREVLGGE
- a CDS encoding acyltransferase encodes the protein MIRLVVKRFLLVCGVVCTLPLILLTWLEAAIMGRRYERVYGACKEILSLFPTIVGQYFRLGFYLATCRNVSPDASFMLGSMLSHRDVSVASGVVLGVYTIIGCADIGPNVLFGARVSVISGKYQHGRPDERTSDQTATEQYDLITIGANSWIGQEAIVMANVGENCTVAAGAVLYKDAPDNCTFMGNPARKVNL
- a CDS encoding acyl carrier protein, which produces MDARTQLKEFVVENFMMGQDASELSDSGSLLELGIIDSTGVLELVGFLEETYQFTVDDDDLVPDNLDSIDNLVKFVQRKNGS
- the pabB gene encoding aminodeoxychorismate synthase component I; translated protein: METEIVTKEVVSSPEAFFATVAGRPGSVWLDSTLRFDDRGHNSFVAGDPQIDVALHENRVQVRKSGEAVQVLPGRDIWDELSGLWESRQYFSVGYISYEAMLPFVGVTPSVYGSIPSVRFLFFDRAQKFDHTESVGANSIDDAVDQSGGECLIQTSRADYIERIRAIKDHIREGDIYQANFTTRIDVNSDAPPFDVYRRLRRLNPAPYSAYLDFGDYQILSTSPERMFLKEGGRISTGPIKGTIAASDDPMANDYSRRRLLESDKDRAELLMIVDLERNDLGRIARTGTVEVERLFKTETYSSLIHLVSDISAELRNDVRLKDIVATLMPGGSITGAPKKRAVEIIADMETLPRSVYTGCIGYVDGDKADFNIAIRTMIHAGGQYQVHAGGGIVADSDPDSEYDEMLLKARNLLKSLGVQQEETVC